The following coding sequences lie in one Gemmatimonadota bacterium genomic window:
- a CDS encoding redoxin domain-containing protein encodes MSLSLLPAGTTAPSFALPDAPGQLRTLESFRGRPLVLAFYPADWSPVCGDQMALYSALRSEWDRLDVAVVGISVDGSWCHAAFKEGHSLALPLLSDFEPKGQVARAYGVYNEQEGTSERALFVIDAEGIIRWSYLSPAGVNPGADGILEALESIGSA; translated from the coding sequence ATGTCGTTGTCGCTCCTTCCAGCCGGAACCACGGCTCCTTCATTCGCGCTGCCGGATGCGCCAGGGCAACTGCGCACCCTGGAAAGTTTTCGCGGGCGACCGCTGGTGCTCGCCTTTTACCCAGCCGATTGGAGTCCAGTGTGTGGCGACCAGATGGCGCTGTATAGCGCGCTGCGATCGGAGTGGGATCGCCTCGATGTGGCGGTGGTCGGCATCTCCGTCGATGGCTCCTGGTGTCACGCAGCCTTCAAGGAGGGCCACAGCCTCGCGCTGCCGTTGTTGTCGGACTTCGAGCCGAAGGGCCAGGTCGCTCGCGCCTATGGTGTCTACAACGAGCAGGAAGGCACCAGCGAGCGGGCGCTCTTCGTGATCGACGCGGAGGGGATCATTCGATGGTCGTATCTCTCACCCGCGGGCGTGAACCCGGGTGCAGATGGCATTCTCGAGGCATTGGAAAGTATTGGCTCAGCGTGA
- a CDS encoding DoxX family protein → MATFNARRDLMLILLRLVVGFGFAAHGYAKLARGPEHFAEILVSLHVPAPHLMAWLTTVVELVGGIGVMAGAFVSLLAIPLTIVLVTAMLTVHLQYGFSSVRLLSVSDSGATFGPVGYELDLLYLAALLAVASVGPGNASVDAWRAARRLQSSLGRRAS, encoded by the coding sequence ATGGCAACGTTCAACGCACGGCGCGACTTGATGCTCATCCTGCTTCGTCTCGTGGTCGGCTTCGGATTTGCGGCCCACGGGTATGCCAAGCTCGCCCGAGGTCCGGAGCACTTTGCGGAGATCCTCGTGTCGCTGCACGTGCCTGCACCGCACCTGATGGCGTGGCTGACGACGGTGGTGGAGTTGGTGGGTGGCATCGGGGTGATGGCGGGGGCCTTCGTCTCGCTGCTCGCCATCCCGCTCACCATCGTCCTGGTGACGGCGATGCTGACGGTGCATCTGCAGTATGGCTTTTCCTCGGTGCGACTGCTGTCGGTCAGCGATTCGGGTGCGACGTTCGGCCCGGTCGGTTACGAACTCGACCTGCTCTATCTGGCGGCCTTGCTGGCGGTTGCTTCGGTTGGACCTGGAAACGCCTCGGTCGACGCCTGGCGGGCGGCTCGCCGGTTGCAGTCCTCACTGGGCCGGA
- a CDS encoding GyrI-like domain-containing protein: MPDTPHQVLEVQAAPRLVAGVRAQVARGKVGQEFGLRLDQIYAAAKAGAVQLDGQNIFIYRSATPTTLSVDFCVGVTAPFTAVGEVQPLQTPSGPAAMTTHVGDYSRLGEANAAIHEWCRANNRSIAGPSWEVYGHWSNDPAELKTEVYYLLKEGES, from the coding sequence ATGCCGGATACTCCGCACCAGGTGCTCGAAGTACAGGCCGCACCCCGACTCGTTGCGGGCGTACGGGCACAGGTCGCCCGTGGGAAAGTGGGGCAGGAATTCGGCCTTCGCCTCGATCAGATCTATGCGGCGGCGAAGGCGGGCGCCGTGCAGCTCGATGGCCAGAACATCTTCATCTATCGCTCGGCGACGCCGACGACGCTTTCGGTTGATTTCTGCGTCGGTGTCACGGCGCCATTCACCGCAGTGGGAGAGGTGCAGCCGCTGCAGACGCCGAGCGGCCCGGCGGCGATGACCACGCACGTTGGCGACTACAGTCGGCTCGGCGAGGCGAATGCGGCGATTCACGAGTGGTGCCGCGCCAACAACCGCTCTATTGCCGGCCCGTCGTGGGAAGTGTACGGGCACTGGAGCAATGATCCGGCGGAGCTCAAAACCGAGGTGTACTACCTGCTGAAGGAAGGAGAATCGTGA
- a CDS encoding GNAT family N-acetyltransferase: MNDHQSLQVRPATADDSDALLSLWERSARASHNFLTEADIESLRPLVAVELAGNAIGWWVLVGDNSERAGFLGFANNAIEALFLDPEYQGRGGGTALVAIAEGLANAPLRVDVNEQNPAALRFYQKQGFEVAGRSATDDGGRPFPILHLVRASTYQIGMARPDEIPRLGEIEVAAAALLAGHAPAAVLAETTSPESLLAAQQRGHLWVARRSDVPSGFAHVEIIEAGSAHLAELDVHPDHGRRGIGRRLVRAVCDWAATSGCRAVTLTTFRDVPWNGPFYASIGFETLTAKELSPALGRVLQREAESGLDPARRVAMRWRNYPITP, encoded by the coding sequence ATGAACGACCATCAATCGCTGCAGGTCCGCCCCGCCACTGCTGACGACAGCGACGCGCTGCTCTCCCTCTGGGAGCGGTCGGCGCGCGCGTCGCACAACTTTCTCACCGAAGCCGACATCGAGTCACTGCGCCCGCTCGTGGCTGTCGAACTCGCCGGCAACGCGATCGGCTGGTGGGTTCTGGTCGGCGACAATAGCGAGCGAGCCGGCTTCCTCGGCTTCGCCAACAACGCCATCGAAGCACTCTTTCTCGATCCCGAATATCAGGGAAGGGGCGGTGGCACCGCGTTGGTGGCCATCGCCGAGGGGCTCGCGAATGCGCCGCTCCGGGTCGATGTCAACGAACAGAATCCGGCGGCGTTGCGCTTCTACCAGAAGCAGGGCTTCGAAGTCGCGGGCCGCTCGGCAACGGACGACGGCGGCCGGCCCTTTCCGATACTCCATCTCGTGCGTGCGTCGACATACCAGATCGGGATGGCGCGGCCCGACGAGATCCCGCGCCTTGGAGAGATCGAAGTGGCCGCCGCAGCGCTCCTTGCGGGGCACGCACCAGCGGCGGTGCTTGCTGAGACCACCTCCCCGGAGAGCCTGCTCGCGGCGCAGCAGCGCGGGCATCTCTGGGTCGCGCGACGGAGCGACGTGCCGAGCGGCTTCGCGCACGTGGAGATCATTGAGGCGGGGAGTGCGCATCTGGCCGAACTTGACGTGCACCCGGATCACGGTCGCCGCGGGATCGGGCGACGACTCGTGCGCGCCGTGTGCGACTGGGCCGCGACCTCTGGCTGCCGCGCAGTGACGCTGACGACATTCCGCGACGTTCCCTGGAATGGGCCGTTCTACGCATCGATCGGTTTCGAGACGCTGACGGCGAAGGAGCTATCGCCAGCGCTCGGGCGTGTGCTGCAGCGTGAGGCTGAATCGGGATTGGATCCGGCGCGTCGCGTGGCGATGCGGTGGCGCAACTACCCCATCACACCCTGA
- a CDS encoding DUF5990 family protein, with protein MAAHATDVLALRIIVRDPVPGVALRMQSGQFNLIEPTSASPTAVVFDFNVRVSLPESDGPVGFYGPVTQGPPAKRFVYINVGSYAGQDGGGWNRRAKIPLTGISAELVRRALAEPGSVLKVSIAGRGRDGTPVCASVKVPPDAWQLGTS; from the coding sequence GTGGCCGCGCACGCGACGGACGTGCTCGCCCTCCGCATCATCGTGCGCGACCCGGTCCCTGGCGTTGCACTCCGGATGCAGTCGGGGCAATTCAATCTGATCGAGCCGACCTCGGCCTCCCCAACGGCCGTGGTCTTCGATTTCAATGTGCGGGTCAGTCTTCCGGAGAGTGACGGGCCGGTCGGGTTCTATGGTCCGGTCACCCAGGGGCCGCCGGCCAAGCGGTTCGTCTATATCAACGTCGGGAGCTATGCGGGCCAGGATGGAGGCGGCTGGAACCGGCGTGCAAAGATTCCGCTCACGGGCATCAGCGCCGAACTGGTCCGGCGAGCGCTGGCGGAGCCGGGAAGCGTTCTCAAGGTATCGATCGCGGGGCGGGGCCGGGATGGTACTCCCGTGTGCGCCAGCGTGAAGGTCCCACCTGACGCCTGGCAGCTCGGCACGAGCTGA
- a CDS encoding thioredoxin domain-containing protein yields MSAPELKPPVGPTDHVDGDERAEVTLVEYGDFECPYCGAAHPVLKRVRERLGHRLRFVFRSFPLSDMHRHAEHAAEAAEAVAARGGAEAFWTMHDLLFVHQNALADGDLARYAVKAGVDGEMLLDDLRGGRYQGIIRESFMAGIRSGVNGTPTLFIDGIRYDGPRDEETLVKVLTLVADKAGERR; encoded by the coding sequence ATGAGCGCACCGGAATTGAAGCCGCCAGTCGGCCCCACGGATCACGTGGATGGGGATGAGCGCGCCGAGGTGACCCTCGTCGAATACGGCGATTTCGAGTGTCCCTATTGTGGTGCCGCCCATCCAGTCCTCAAGCGGGTGCGTGAGCGCCTCGGTCATCGGCTGCGCTTTGTGTTTCGCAGCTTTCCGCTCTCCGATATGCATCGGCACGCCGAGCACGCGGCGGAGGCCGCCGAGGCGGTGGCCGCTCGCGGTGGCGCGGAGGCGTTCTGGACGATGCACGATCTGCTGTTTGTGCACCAGAACGCACTGGCCGACGGGGATCTGGCCCGGTACGCGGTAAAGGCTGGAGTCGATGGTGAGATGCTGCTAGATGACCTGCGGGGAGGGCGCTATCAGGGCATTATTCGCGAATCGTTCATGGCAGGCATTCGAAGTGGGGTCAATGGCACGCCGACACTGTTCATCGACGGCATCCGCTACGATGGTCCCCGAGATGAGGAGACGCTGGTGAAGGTGCTCACCCTCGTAGCGGACAAGGCCGGAGAACGGCGCTAG
- a CDS encoding VOC family protein: MTDTASPLNATVLGCSITCKDINASIAFYRDAIGFNVGMTFEQEGKIAGAIISSGQIQIVLNQDDGKLGWDRIKGQGIYLQINVPSYADVDGAAVRIKAAGGTLLSEPADRPWGARMFQFKDLDGFKLGVSTPLKG; encoded by the coding sequence ATGACCGACACCGCTTCCCCGCTCAACGCAACCGTGCTCGGTTGCTCGATCACCTGCAAGGATATCAACGCCTCCATCGCCTTCTACCGTGACGCCATCGGCTTCAACGTCGGGATGACCTTCGAGCAGGAAGGGAAGATCGCCGGCGCCATCATCAGCTCGGGCCAGATCCAGATCGTCCTCAACCAGGACGATGGCAAGCTCGGCTGGGACCGGATCAAGGGCCAGGGGATCTACCTCCAGATCAACGTGCCGAGCTATGCCGACGTCGATGGCGCGGCAGTGCGAATCAAGGCGGCTGGTGGGACGCTGCTGAGCGAGCCCGCCGATCGCCCCTGGGGCGCCCGGATGTTCCAGTTCAAGGATCTCGACGGCTTCAAGCTTGGCGTGTCGACGCCGCTGAAGGGGTAG